The following proteins are encoded in a genomic region of Oceanisphaera profunda:
- a CDS encoding carboxylate/amino acid/amine transporter, with amino-acid sequence MPYLVAVTLLWAFSFSLIGVYLAGSVDSYFSVVSRVFLATLLFLPFLSWRQPPRLALGIMACGALQLGVMYLFYYQSFLLLSVPEVLIFTVLTPIYVTLIYDLLHQRFNPGYLLTAALAVLGALVIRFNGLSQDYWLGFAVVQGANLCFALGQVGYKVLLERYQPVAPQHKLFGYFYLGALAIAVPAWWWLGTPVYPSTNLQWGILLWLGVGASGLGYFLWNKGATLVNAGALAIMNNALVPAGLVVNLLIWNRDADLLRLSLGGAILLASLALNQWWLKPQALVTASATKLTKP; translated from the coding sequence ATGCCTTATCTCGTTGCCGTCACTCTGTTGTGGGCCTTTTCATTTAGCTTAATTGGCGTTTACCTAGCTGGAAGCGTAGATAGCTATTTCTCGGTAGTTAGCCGCGTGTTCTTGGCCACTTTGCTGTTTTTACCGTTTTTATCCTGGCGCCAGCCGCCTCGCTTGGCGTTGGGTATTATGGCCTGTGGTGCGCTGCAGTTAGGCGTAATGTATTTATTTTACTATCAATCATTTTTGCTGCTCAGCGTGCCAGAAGTACTGATTTTTACGGTACTGACGCCCATTTACGTCACCCTTATTTATGACTTGCTGCATCAACGCTTTAATCCGGGCTATTTGCTCACCGCCGCCCTTGCCGTATTAGGGGCGCTGGTGATCCGCTTTAATGGCCTAAGCCAAGATTACTGGTTGGGTTTTGCCGTGGTACAAGGCGCTAATCTTTGCTTTGCCCTCGGTCAGGTGGGTTATAAAGTACTGCTCGAACGCTATCAGCCTGTTGCACCGCAACATAAACTATTTGGCTACTTTTACCTAGGCGCATTAGCGATAGCCGTGCCCGCTTGGTGGTGGTTAGGCACGCCGGTTTATCCCTCTACGAATTTGCAGTGGGGTATCTTGTTATGGTTAGGCGTAGGTGCGTCTGGTTTAGGCTATTTTTTATGGAATAAAGGCGCGACTTTAGTGAATGCAGGTGCGCTGGCAATCATGAACAACGCCTTAGTTCCTGCGGGTTTAGTGGTCAATCTCTTGATCTGGAACCGAGATGCAGACCTATTACGTTTAAGCTTAGGCGGCGCCATCTTGTTAGCCTCACTGGCGCTCAATCAATGGTGGTTAAAACCTCAAGCTTTGGTCACAGCCAGTGCTACCAAGCTCACAAAACCATAA
- a CDS encoding MBL fold metallo-hydrolase, with protein MTQAVKPQALKPHALKPKVKAFLEKDSETFSYVVYDQVGGHGVIIDSVLNFDYAAGRTSTELAQQQLDFVREQKLTIDWVLETHAHADHLSAAPFLRDQLNAKIGIGDQITQVQSIFREVFALEPEFNADGSQFDGLFADEQQFSVGQLQIRVLHSPGHTPADLAYLVNEQALFVGDTLFMPDVGTARCDFPGGSSQQLYQSIKRLLALPAGTEIYVCHDYPKDDRQHEYRTTVAKQKAENIHVHDGIDEQSFVAMRDKRDATLGMPRLILPAIQVNIRAGEMPPADVQGNTFLKIPINKL; from the coding sequence ATGACACAAGCAGTTAAACCCCAAGCTCTTAAGCCCCATGCACTTAAGCCTAAGGTGAAAGCTTTTTTAGAAAAAGACAGCGAGACCTTTAGCTATGTGGTGTACGACCAAGTGGGCGGCCACGGAGTGATTATCGACTCTGTATTAAATTTTGATTATGCCGCAGGCCGTACCAGCACTGAGCTGGCTCAGCAACAGTTGGATTTTGTGCGCGAACAAAAGCTCACTATCGATTGGGTGTTAGAAACTCATGCTCATGCAGATCACTTGTCGGCCGCGCCTTTCTTACGGGATCAGCTTAATGCCAAAATTGGCATTGGCGATCAAATTACTCAGGTGCAAAGTATTTTTCGCGAGGTATTTGCCTTAGAGCCAGAATTTAACGCCGATGGCAGCCAATTTGATGGCTTGTTTGCCGATGAGCAGCAGTTTAGCGTCGGTCAGTTACAGATACGGGTGCTACACAGCCCAGGCCATACACCTGCAGATTTAGCTTATTTAGTAAATGAACAGGCGCTGTTTGTGGGCGATACCTTGTTTATGCCAGACGTGGGCACGGCGCGCTGTGACTTTCCCGGTGGTAGCAGCCAGCAGTTGTATCAGTCGATAAAACGCTTACTCGCCTTGCCCGCCGGGACTGAGATTTACGTGTGTCACGATTACCCAAAAGATGATCGCCAGCATGAATACCGCACTACCGTTGCCAAGCAAAAAGCCGAGAACATTCATGTGCACGACGGCATAGATGAGCAAAGCTTTGTGGCGATGCGTGATAAGCGCGATGCCACCTTAGGCATGCCACGACTGATCTTGCCTGCCATTCAGGTGAACATTCGCGCCGGCGAAATGCCACCTGCGGACGTGCAAGGTAATACCTTTTTGAAAATTCCTATTAATAAGCTGTAA
- a CDS encoding methyl-accepting chemotaxis protein yields MKVSLFSWLSSLLLIALALILAASLYLADQRLRQGEQARAEVEQLRRVANLDLYRTITAYLTSGDNSLLTTAEQQLSTLNAVLATYPNAQAAQDAVAHLEQQISLDFRAAGKLSANSQQLLQHAEQELADHLRALLRYADLEHADLAYTNLSAINQDQRLSEQYRSHASAMLAALPKLIHLRQGYINSHSEPLKAALDFQLNELNELATKLDALPLRNIYLAADVDEFALRKPKPVEAGADPKRELLSLLRRYPKELENTGNNLALQSQAASALNTSLNHIEQALDGLVAQQETLRLAHYQQLTLLLFGLCITLLLFALLSYGFQRQLVVKRLHQLSEAFARLLHTGQLTPLAVTHPNSELGQIANSFNGLINQLQHQQQARAEQLRHVSAALEHMVEEVLDIQQQTQTTDHTMSGSVRMVDELNSLAQQMRQATDDIALTARDNLQAMGVSKEKVEQLVHTAKESQQAADTGQRALRSLTTSVDDAAAIIGVIQQIAEQTNLLALNAAIEAARAGTHGRGFAVVADEVRKLSGSTQGSLSEISNIMERLRLSSDELNHTISNMMHAAQTQHDQAQTVLAVTEQVRTTSQATTVVAEQGAGHADSQAAELNRFMGLMDELKLQSTQVSERAGQVVERIRGQANTITEMLR; encoded by the coding sequence ATGAAAGTATCTTTGTTTTCTTGGTTGTCTTCACTATTACTGATAGCGCTGGCGCTTATTTTGGCCGCCAGCCTGTATTTAGCCGATCAACGGCTGCGCCAAGGTGAGCAGGCGAGAGCCGAAGTAGAACAGCTGCGCCGTGTGGCTAACCTTGATTTATACCGCACTATTACCGCCTATTTAACGAGCGGTGATAACAGCCTGCTAACTACGGCTGAGCAACAACTCAGTACGCTCAATGCGGTGTTGGCTACCTATCCTAATGCACAAGCGGCACAAGACGCAGTGGCCCATCTTGAGCAACAAATTAGCCTGGATTTTAGAGCCGCGGGTAAGTTATCCGCGAACAGCCAACAGCTATTACAGCACGCCGAGCAAGAGCTCGCCGATCACTTACGGGCTTTGCTGCGCTATGCGGATCTTGAGCATGCAGACCTTGCTTACACAAACCTGTCTGCTATCAACCAAGACCAGCGGTTAAGCGAGCAATATCGTAGTCATGCCAGCGCCATGTTGGCAGCCCTGCCCAAGCTGATTCATTTACGCCAAGGCTATATAAATAGCCACAGCGAACCCCTTAAAGCGGCGCTCGACTTTCAGCTCAACGAACTTAATGAGCTGGCCACCAAGCTTGATGCTCTACCCCTGCGTAATATTTATCTTGCAGCCGACGTCGACGAATTTGCACTACGCAAACCTAAGCCGGTAGAGGCAGGGGCAGATCCCAAGCGAGAATTATTGAGTCTACTGCGCCGCTACCCCAAAGAGTTGGAGAACACCGGCAATAATCTTGCCCTGCAAAGCCAAGCCGCCAGTGCACTTAACACCAGCTTGAACCACATTGAGCAGGCGTTAGATGGGCTGGTCGCTCAGCAAGAAACCCTGCGCTTAGCTCACTATCAGCAATTAACGCTCTTATTATTTGGCCTGTGTATTACGCTGCTGTTATTTGCCTTACTCAGCTATGGTTTTCAGCGCCAATTAGTCGTGAAACGCCTGCATCAGCTCAGCGAGGCCTTTGCCCGCCTGCTGCACACCGGCCAGCTTACCCCGCTCGCCGTTACCCACCCCAACAGTGAGCTGGGCCAAATTGCCAATAGCTTTAATGGCTTGATCAACCAACTGCAACACCAGCAACAGGCAAGAGCCGAGCAACTGCGCCATGTGTCGGCGGCGCTAGAGCACATGGTAGAAGAGGTGCTGGATATTCAGCAGCAGACCCAAACCACCGATCACACCATGAGTGGCAGTGTACGCATGGTGGACGAGCTTAATAGCTTGGCACAACAGATGCGCCAAGCCACTGATGATATCGCGCTAACGGCCCGAGATAACCTGCAAGCCATGGGCGTGAGTAAAGAAAAGGTCGAGCAGCTAGTGCACACCGCCAAAGAAAGTCAGCAGGCGGCAGATACCGGCCAGCGCGCCCTGCGCAGCTTAACCACCTCAGTGGATGATGCGGCGGCCATTATTGGCGTGATCCAGCAAATTGCCGAGCAAACTAACCTATTAGCACTCAATGCGGCTATTGAGGCGGCGCGAGCCGGCACCCACGGTCGCGGCTTTGCGGTGGTGGCCGATGAGGTGCGAAAATTATCGGGCAGCACCCAAGGTTCATTGAGTGAAATCAGCAATATTATGGAGCGATTACGCCTGTCTAGCGATGAACTTAACCACACCATTAGCAACATGATGCACGCGGCACAAACTCAACATGATCAAGCGCAAACCGTGCTGGCGGTCACCGAACAGGTACGCACTACCTCGCAGGCCACCACGGTAGTAGCCGAACAGGGTGCCGGCCACGCAGACAGCCAAGCTGCTGAGCTGAATCGCTTTATGGGATTAATGGACGAACTGAAACTCCAGTCTACTCAGGTTTCGGAGCGGGCCGGCCAAGTAGTAGAGCGCATTCGCGGCCAAGCCAACACCATTACCGAGATGCTGCGCTAA
- a CDS encoding class I SAM-dependent methyltransferase: protein MNELQIPLQIVLEDEALSAEAERLTEALAGVSAIAPFALVLTQGRLELQKLDEPKLGGVFVDLAEGAAAHRRKFGGGRGQSIAKAVGLKKAHNPTVVDGTAGLGRDAFVLASLGCKVWLCERHPVVHALLADGLRRAALDAEIGDWVRERMQLLPLGISLADISELTGEDIDVVYLDPMFPHKKKAALVKKEMRVFHSLVGPDLDADALLPQALQLARARVVVKRPSYAGFLNEVPPSAQIETKNNRFDLYVKQAL from the coding sequence ATGAACGAACTGCAAATTCCGCTACAAATTGTTTTAGAAGATGAAGCTTTAAGCGCCGAGGCCGAGCGGCTGACTGAGGCGCTGGCGGGCGTCAGTGCTATCGCCCCCTTTGCCTTGGTGTTAACCCAAGGCCGCCTTGAGCTGCAAAAGCTCGATGAGCCAAAATTAGGCGGCGTATTTGTGGACTTAGCCGAAGGTGCGGCGGCTCATAGGCGCAAATTTGGTGGTGGTCGGGGGCAGTCGATTGCCAAAGCGGTGGGCTTAAAAAAAGCCCATAACCCGACAGTAGTAGATGGCACGGCAGGCTTAGGTAGAGATGCCTTTGTGTTGGCTTCTCTGGGTTGCAAAGTATGGTTGTGTGAACGCCATCCGGTGGTGCATGCGCTTTTGGCCGATGGTCTTCGCCGCGCCGCCCTTGATGCCGAAATCGGTGACTGGGTGAGAGAGCGCATGCAGCTGTTACCGCTCGGCATCAGTTTGGCAGATATTAGTGAGCTGACCGGTGAAGACATAGATGTGGTCTATTTAGATCCTATGTTTCCGCACAAGAAAAAAGCCGCCTTGGTGAAAAAAGAAATGCGCGTGTTTCACTCTCTGGTGGGGCCAGACTTAGACGCAGATGCCTTGCTGCCACAAGCTTTGCAGCTGGCGCGCGCCCGAGTCGTGGTAAAGCGCCCCAGCTATGCGGGCTTCTTAAATGAAGTGCCGCCCTCGGCACAAATCGAAACCAAAAATAATCGTTTCGATCTGTACGTGAAGCAGGCGCTGTAA
- the acuI gene encoding acrylyl-CoA reductase (NADPH), with amino-acid sequence MFNALLLEQSGKDTTARVQRLKQEQLTEGNVLVKVDYSTLNYKDALAITGKGKIVRQWPLVPGIDFAGTVLASEHPNHQIGDEVILTGWGVGEQYWGGLAEKARVNGDWLVPLPGLMTTQRAMAIGSAGFTAMLALMALEKAGVTPAQGPVLVTGASGGLGSIAVRLLTKAGFEVHAETGRMQNSEWLRSLGACEIIDRTTLDKEPAPLESQRWAGAIDAVGGRTLARILSQTKMHGAVAACGLAGGVNLNTTVMPFILRGIQLLGIDSVYVSKETRMLAWQRLQDSLPKDFEQEAETYTLEQSIAVAHDLLTGKVKGRVLIQP; translated from the coding sequence ATGTTTAATGCACTGCTTCTAGAACAATCCGGTAAAGACACCACAGCTCGCGTGCAGCGTCTTAAGCAAGAGCAGCTCACTGAGGGTAATGTGCTCGTTAAGGTCGATTACTCGACCCTTAACTATAAAGATGCCTTGGCCATTACCGGCAAAGGGAAAATTGTTCGCCAGTGGCCGCTGGTGCCCGGGATCGACTTTGCCGGCACCGTCTTAGCTTCTGAGCATCCGAACCACCAAATTGGCGACGAAGTTATTCTCACCGGTTGGGGTGTTGGCGAGCAATACTGGGGCGGCCTTGCAGAAAAAGCCCGCGTCAACGGCGACTGGTTAGTACCTTTACCAGGCCTAATGACCACCCAAAGAGCCATGGCCATTGGCTCAGCGGGCTTTACCGCCATGTTAGCGCTCATGGCACTGGAAAAAGCCGGCGTCACTCCCGCTCAAGGGCCCGTCTTAGTCACTGGCGCCAGCGGCGGCTTAGGCTCCATTGCGGTTCGCTTGCTGACCAAAGCAGGCTTTGAAGTACACGCCGAAACGGGGCGTATGCAAAACAGCGAGTGGCTACGCAGCTTAGGCGCATGCGAGATAATAGATCGCACCACATTGGATAAAGAGCCAGCGCCGTTAGAGTCGCAGCGTTGGGCTGGCGCCATAGATGCAGTAGGCGGGCGTACTTTGGCCAGAATTTTAAGCCAAACCAAGATGCACGGCGCCGTGGCCGCCTGCGGTTTAGCCGGGGGTGTTAATCTAAACACGACTGTAATGCCGTTTATCTTACGCGGCATACAACTGCTGGGTATAGACTCAGTTTATGTGTCAAAAGAGACCCGTATGCTGGCATGGCAACGACTGCAAGACAGCCTGCCCAAAGACTTTGAACAGGAAGCCGAGACCTATACGTTGGAGCAAAGCATAGCGGTCGCTCACGACTTGTTAACCGGTAAAGTGAAAGGAAGAGTGCTGATACAGCCTTAA
- the gorA gene encoding glutathione-disulfide reductase, with the protein MAQHFDYIAIGGGSGGIASANRAAMHGKKVALIEAKDLGGTCVNVGCVPKKVMWYGAQVADAIKLYAKDYGFEVDLKGHSWTKLIESRQAYIGRIHDSYDRVLGNNKITVIKGFASFKDANTVLVNGEEYTADHITIATGGEPVIPQIPGAEHGINSDGFFALTEQPKRVAVVGAGYIAVELAGVMNALGSETHLLVRKHSPLREFDPILVETLVEAMATEGPQLHTHSTPKSVEKNSDGSLTLHLENGEHLTVDCLIWAIGRRPLTSKLNLEAAGVATDERGYIKVDEYQNTSAKGVYAVGDNIGYVELTPVAVKAGRLLSERLFNGQTKAKMDYGLIPTVVFSHPPIGTLGLTEPEAKKQYGDDQVKVYTSTFTSMYTAVTAHRQPCKMKLVCVGENEKVVGVHGIGFGMDEILQGFAVAVKMGATKEDFDACVAIHPTGAEEFVTMR; encoded by the coding sequence ATGGCACAGCATTTTGATTACATCGCCATCGGTGGCGGTAGCGGCGGCATCGCCTCAGCAAACCGCGCCGCCATGCACGGTAAAAAAGTAGCCTTAATTGAAGCCAAAGACTTAGGCGGCACTTGCGTAAACGTGGGTTGCGTACCGAAAAAAGTCATGTGGTATGGCGCTCAAGTCGCCGATGCTATTAAGTTATATGCCAAGGATTATGGCTTTGAAGTTGATCTTAAAGGTCACAGCTGGACCAAGCTGATTGAAAGCCGCCAAGCCTATATTGGCCGTATTCATGACTCTTATGACCGCGTATTAGGCAATAACAAGATCACCGTAATCAAAGGCTTCGCCAGCTTTAAAGATGCCAACACAGTGCTGGTAAACGGTGAAGAATACACCGCCGATCACATTACTATTGCCACCGGTGGCGAGCCGGTTATTCCGCAGATCCCGGGTGCCGAGCACGGCATTAACTCGGACGGTTTCTTTGCGCTAACCGAACAGCCAAAGCGCGTGGCGGTAGTGGGTGCCGGTTATATTGCGGTAGAACTGGCCGGTGTGATGAACGCACTGGGTTCAGAAACTCACTTATTAGTGCGCAAGCACTCGCCGCTGCGTGAGTTTGACCCTATCTTGGTTGAGACCTTAGTAGAGGCCATGGCCACCGAAGGTCCGCAACTGCACACGCACTCGACACCTAAAAGTGTTGAAAAGAATAGCGATGGCAGCTTAACGCTGCACTTAGAAAACGGCGAGCACCTCACCGTCGATTGCCTGATCTGGGCCATTGGCCGTCGCCCGCTGACCTCCAAGCTAAACCTGGAAGCCGCTGGCGTAGCAACCGATGAGCGTGGCTACATCAAAGTCGATGAATATCAAAACACCAGCGCCAAAGGCGTGTACGCGGTGGGCGATAACATCGGTTATGTTGAGCTAACGCCGGTAGCCGTTAAGGCGGGTCGTTTATTGTCTGAGCGTTTATTTAATGGCCAAACCAAGGCCAAAATGGACTACGGCTTGATCCCCACCGTGGTCTTTAGTCATCCGCCCATTGGCACGCTGGGTTTAACTGAGCCAGAAGCTAAAAAGCAATATGGCGACGACCAAGTGAAGGTTTACACCTCGACCTTTACCTCCATGTACACCGCCGTTACTGCACACCGCCAGCCTTGTAAGATGAAGCTGGTCTGTGTGGGTGAAAACGAAAAAGTAGTAGGCGTACACGGCATCGGTTTTGGTATGGATGAAATCCTGCAAGGCTTTGCGGTCGCAGTGAAAATGGGCGCCACCAAAGAAGACTTCGACGCTTGCGTAGCAATACATCCTACGGGCGCTGAGGAATTCGTTACCATGCGCTAG
- the dps gene encoding DNA starvation/stationary phase protection protein Dps: MRERYASGLDDNTAKKMIELLNANLANVIDLTLSGKQCHWNLQGAGFIGVHQLLDETTARILEVSDSIAERVVILGGEPNGLVARVAKDTVLKPYPTGITAVDEHVRALTDRYKKVAATLREAIKTAGDAGDEDTADLFTEASRIIDKDAWFIGANAPSKK; encoded by the coding sequence ATGAGAGAACGTTACGCAAGCGGACTGGACGATAACACTGCCAAGAAAATGATCGAACTACTCAATGCTAACTTGGCCAACGTTATCGACTTAACTTTGTCCGGTAAGCAGTGTCATTGGAACTTACAAGGTGCGGGCTTTATTGGCGTGCATCAACTGCTAGATGAAACCACAGCACGTATTCTCGAAGTCTCGGACAGTATTGCCGAGCGAGTGGTGATTTTAGGGGGTGAGCCCAACGGCCTAGTGGCTCGCGTTGCTAAAGACACGGTATTAAAACCTTATCCCACCGGTATTACCGCGGTGGATGAACATGTTAGGGCGCTCACCGATCGTTATAAAAAAGTAGCAGCCACCCTGCGTGAGGCAATCAAAACCGCCGGTGATGCCGGTGACGAAGACACAGCAGACTTGTTTACCGAAGCCAGTCGCATTATCGACAAAGACGCCTGGTTTATTGGCGCCAACGCACCCAGCAAAAAGTAA
- the prlC gene encoding oligopeptidase A, whose translation MTNPLLTMDGLPPFSQIKPEHIKPALEHAIVDCKKRVETVLAHDENFTWDNLVAPLEEVGDRLSRIWSPASHLNSVLNSDELREAYEECLPLLSEYSTWMGQHQGLFEAYQSLAKRDNFKKLSLAQQKEVNNTLRDFRLSGIALEPAQKQRFGEIKSRLSDLGSRFSNQVLDATQAWTKQITDAAQLAGLPESAQAAAKAQAEARELEGWLFTLDIPSYLPVMMYADDASLREELYRAYSTRASDQGPNAGEFDNTQVIEETLALKHELAELLGFENYAQLSLSTKMAESEQQVLDFLDQLAARSYPQGQADLAELTEFAREHHGIDKLNAWDVTYYGEKLKQHKYTISDEELRPYFPANKVIHGLFETVKRLFGVKVTERFGVEVWHPDVRFFDICGEDGELRGSFYLDLYARANKRGGAWMDDCMGRRYREDGSLQKPVAYLTCNFNGPVGDKPALFTHGEVETLFHEFGHGIHHMLTKVEVAGVAGINGVPWDAVELPSQFLENWCWQPEALAFISGHYETGEPLPADLLERMLAGRNYHSALMMLRQLEFALFDFKLHMSADGAKPGQVQAILDEVRKSVAVLPPPSFNRFQHGFAHIFAGGYAAGYYSYKWAEVLSSDAFSRFEEEGIFCAKTGRDFLHAILEQGGAKEPMELFKQFRGREPKIDALLRHSGITA comes from the coding sequence ATGACTAATCCGCTACTGACCATGGATGGCTTGCCGCCGTTCAGCCAGATCAAGCCAGAGCACATTAAGCCTGCGCTAGAGCACGCTATTGTCGACTGCAAAAAGCGCGTAGAAACTGTGCTAGCGCATGATGAAAATTTCACTTGGGATAACCTAGTAGCGCCATTAGAAGAAGTGGGCGATCGCTTGTCGCGCATTTGGTCACCGGCCAGTCATTTAAACAGCGTGCTCAATAGTGATGAACTGCGCGAGGCCTATGAAGAGTGCTTGCCCTTGTTATCGGAATACAGCACCTGGATGGGTCAACACCAAGGCTTGTTTGAGGCGTACCAAAGCCTCGCCAAGCGCGATAACTTTAAAAAGCTCAGTTTGGCCCAGCAAAAAGAAGTGAATAACACGCTGCGTGATTTTCGCTTATCGGGCATTGCCTTGGAGCCAGCACAAAAGCAGCGCTTTGGTGAGATAAAATCTCGCCTGTCTGACTTAGGCTCGCGTTTTTCTAACCAAGTGTTAGACGCCACTCAAGCGTGGACCAAACAGATTACCGACGCCGCTCAGTTGGCCGGTTTACCTGAGTCTGCTCAAGCCGCTGCTAAAGCGCAGGCCGAAGCCCGTGAGCTAGAAGGCTGGCTGTTTACGCTGGATATTCCCTCTTACTTGCCGGTAATGATGTATGCCGACGACGCCAGTTTGCGTGAAGAGCTATATCGCGCTTACAGCACCCGAGCCTCAGATCAAGGCCCAAATGCCGGCGAGTTTGATAACACCCAAGTGATTGAAGAAACGCTGGCGCTGAAGCATGAACTAGCCGAGCTGCTGGGTTTTGAAAACTACGCGCAATTATCGCTGTCCACCAAAATGGCCGAGAGCGAGCAACAGGTGTTGGACTTTTTAGACCAACTGGCCGCGCGTTCTTACCCACAAGGTCAGGCTGATCTTGCAGAGCTAACTGAGTTTGCCCGCGAGCATCACGGCATAGATAAGCTGAATGCGTGGGACGTGACTTATTACGGTGAAAAGCTCAAGCAACACAAATACACCATTTCTGATGAAGAGCTGCGCCCGTACTTCCCGGCCAACAAGGTTATTCATGGCCTGTTTGAAACTGTAAAACGCTTATTTGGTGTAAAAGTCACCGAGCGCTTTGGCGTAGAGGTGTGGCACCCGGATGTACGCTTCTTCGATATTTGTGGTGAAGATGGCGAGCTGCGCGGCAGTTTCTACTTAGACTTATATGCCCGCGCTAATAAGCGGGGCGGCGCTTGGATGGACGATTGCATGGGTCGCCGTTACCGTGAAGATGGCAGCCTGCAAAAGCCGGTGGCCTACCTAACCTGTAACTTTAACGGCCCAGTAGGCGATAAGCCGGCGCTGTTTACCCACGGCGAAGTAGAAACCCTGTTCCACGAATTTGGTCATGGTATTCACCATATGTTGACCAAGGTCGAAGTAGCGGGCGTGGCCGGTATTAACGGCGTTCCGTGGGATGCAGTTGAGTTGCCGAGCCAGTTCTTAGAAAACTGGTGCTGGCAGCCAGAAGCCTTGGCCTTTATCTCTGGCCATTACGAAACCGGTGAGCCGCTGCCAGCGGATTTGCTGGAGCGTATGTTGGCGGGCCGTAACTACCATTCGGCACTGATGATGCTGCGCCAATTAGAATTCGCACTGTTCGATTTTAAACTGCACATGAGTGCAGACGGTGCTAAGCCCGGCCAAGTGCAGGCGATTTTGGACGAAGTACGCAAGTCCGTGGCCGTGTTGCCGCCGCCAAGCTTTAACCGCTTTCAGCATGGCTTTGCCCATATTTTTGCTGGCGGTTACGCGGCAGGTTACTACAGCTATAAGTGGGCCGAAGTATTGTCGAGCGATGCGTTCTCGCGCTTTGAAGAAGAAGGCATCTTTTGCGCTAAAACGGGCCGTGATTTCTTGCATGCCATTTTAGAGCAGGGCGGTGCTAAAGAGCCGATGGAGTTGTTTAAGCAGTTCCGTGGTCGCGAGCCAAAAATTGATGCCTTATTGCGTCATTCTGGTATCACTGCGTAA
- a CDS encoding CobW family GTP-binding protein, producing the protein MSTPVITHLVMGFLGTGKTTLLRHLLANKPEHERWAILVNEFGEVGIDGALLTEQGAMIKEVPGGCLCCVSGLPFQIGLNALLHKAKPDRLFIEPSGLGHPSQILKTLTNEHYQDVLQLGATFCVVDPRQWAQARYPAHETYQDQLALADVLVLNKADLSSPELVANLQAAISKGLFANQAAQACVTVSQGQLDVNWLQAPHNTERKAASPAAHANNSARPLIAKSEPRLSRAQPWRRYSNLGQDHYSVGWRFLADMCFDLSKVEAFCRSLKVARLKAVLPMADGWWAFNMVEEQLSIYRLAPQTEGRFELIDLEPLPAQLLQKQLLATRAE; encoded by the coding sequence ATGAGCACTCCTGTTATCACCCACCTTGTAATGGGCTTTTTGGGCACGGGCAAAACCACGCTGCTGCGCCATTTATTAGCCAATAAGCCAGAGCATGAGCGTTGGGCTATTTTGGTGAACGAGTTTGGTGAGGTTGGCATAGATGGCGCCTTACTCACCGAACAAGGCGCCATGATCAAAGAAGTTCCCGGTGGTTGTCTATGCTGTGTGTCTGGCCTGCCCTTTCAAATTGGCTTAAATGCGCTGCTGCACAAAGCCAAGCCAGACCGCTTGTTTATTGAGCCCAGCGGTTTAGGTCACCCTAGCCAGATTTTAAAAACCCTCACCAATGAGCATTATCAAGACGTATTGCAGCTGGGCGCTACATTTTGCGTGGTGGATCCGCGCCAATGGGCACAAGCGCGTTATCCGGCCCACGAGACTTATCAAGATCAGTTAGCACTGGCAGATGTATTAGTACTGAACAAAGCCGACCTTAGCTCGCCCGAGCTGGTGGCCAACTTACAGGCCGCGATCAGCAAAGGCTTATTTGCCAATCAAGCAGCACAAGCATGCGTCACCGTGAGCCAAGGTCAGTTAGATGTTAATTGGTTGCAAGCACCCCACAACACAGAGCGCAAGGCAGCCTCGCCCGCTGCTCATGCTAATAACAGTGCGCGACCTTTAATTGCCAAGTCTGAGCCACGGCTAAGCCGCGCCCAACCTTGGCGACGTTACAGTAATCTGGGCCAAGATCATTACTCTGTGGGTTGGCGGTTTTTAGCGGACATGTGTTTTGATTTAAGTAAAGTGGAGGCGTTTTGTCGCAGCCTTAAGGTGGCACGACTCAAGGCGGTATTGCCCATGGCGGATGGCTGGTGGGCATTTAATATGGTCGAGGAGCAGTTGTCTATTTATCGCCTAGCGCCGCAAACCGAGGGGCGCTTTGAGCTGATTGATCTTGAGCCGCTGCCTGCGCAGCTGTTACAAAAACAGTTATTAGCGACGCGAGCAGAGTAA